The proteins below are encoded in one region of Candidatus Methanoperedens sp.:
- a CDS encoding PIN domain-containing protein codes for MKALTDRSKIPRASFVFIDSNIFTYFLLRDADFFEKCSRFLKNIESGYFIGFINNIVISETLFNFVKAEVCKNHGLKPNEFIRYVKENPESIGDVDISDVIDVFTMVNLNLVDVPPKLIPILKDVHRKSLLSNDAFHLLTMEYLNIKDIVTNDGDFERIAGIKVWKPETL; via the coding sequence GTGAAGGCATTGACTGATCGGTCCAAAATCCCCAGAGCTTCCTTTGTATTTATTGATTCTAATATATTTACCTATTTTTTACTCAGAGATGCTGATTTTTTTGAAAAATGCAGCCGGTTTCTTAAGAATATTGAATCAGGATATTTTATTGGTTTTATAAATAATATTGTTATATCCGAAACACTGTTTAACTTCGTCAAGGCAGAGGTTTGCAAAAATCATGGATTAAAACCCAACGAGTTCATACGTTACGTAAAGGAAAATCCTGAATCGATAGGAGATGTGGATATTTCTGATGTTATTGATGTTTTTACAATGGTGAACCTCAATTTGGTCGATGTTCCGCCAAAGCTCATCCCAATATTGAAAGATGTTCATAGAAAATCACTTTTATCAAACGATGCTTTTCATCTACTGACTATGGAATATTTGAACATCAAAGACATCGTAACCAATGATGGCGATTTTGAGAGAATTGCTGGTATAAAGGTGTGGAAACCCGAGACGTTATAG